A stretch of DNA from Lycium ferocissimum isolate CSIRO_LF1 chromosome 4, AGI_CSIRO_Lferr_CH_V1, whole genome shotgun sequence:
ATTACCTGCATTAAAacatatttataaaattattattacatgttatttttacttgtataaatacatatattagagttttgattattattaatacAAAAAATTCTTATTgttctcatttaattcattatagaacgatattaagttatatactcgATTAGaatttcttacttttctttttccgccttgaaaataatatttattttcttataggattttttttttttgtttaggaaatttgttacatagattaaGAAAGATAAGAAAATATCATCATGATtttatagaaataaaaaaataagttgacaatataagggtaaaataggaatttaaACAAGTTAATTaggataaaggggggagaatgactattgttcaaagttgaggggggagtttgatttttaaagcaaagttgggggatgaaaatgattttcaccctttagaaaattcagaaaaaaaaattataaacttcaaaaaaaaaaaaaaaaataggggtgggtggttgtggagGGCGGTGTGGTATGGGTCCACGCAGGGGTGGGGTGGCGTGGGGGGTGGGAGGtggattctagaaaaaaaaattggggtggggtggggggtggggaggttggtgtggtatggggtGGTGGAGTTGTGGGGCTTGGGTGGATATCTCCCTTATCCCGcgtaccaaacaaccccttagcCTGAAAAGACTTTATAGTTCATTAAGGGGTGTTTAATTGGTGGATAAAGATAAAAATTTCAGAATAAGCGAATAAGATATGGGATTATTTAATTCTACATTTGGTTATGAGTATTTATTAATTCAAGATTATTTAATCCCATCATTTGTATTAAAATGATGGGATTAATTTTCCATATAAAAGGTGGAATAGCTAATATCATGGGATAtatcaaacgacccctaaataTCAAAAGTAAGTCAAAAATACTTAACAACTTTTGAGTGACAGGTTAAAACCTCCCCGAACTATCATCATTTAGTAACTATCATATCTAAACTATTGAAGTCCCTCTATTATCTCGTGACTACAACTTACTATACATTAAAAATCGCCCAGTTGAATATGTGGAAAAATATTTGGGATAACTTGCTGAGAGACGCGTGGGAGATGAAAAAAAAGTCTTAAAATTAGTCCACCTAACACAATGATTTTATTGTAGTTTTGGGAGTTTTATGAGCACCCAATAGTTTAGATATAAAACTCACAAAACAGTGACAATTTAGGGGGGTTTTAACTTATTCACTCAATTTTTTTCTCGTATACATTCATTTGAAACTCTTTGGAGGAGCTTTTGAAGTGTGATGTTCACGTAGCATGTCTTATTCCTCCAAAGATATTTTAATATGAGTTCATGGTAGTTCAGGGAGTTCTGTAAACAcccaataatatatatatatatatatatatacaagatgaTGTGGATCCTCTCTATGGCCAAAAaagttatttatcttttttctccttttttggctTTTTCTCTAGTTTTAAAATGATGGGTTTAATAATGGACAACTGAAAAAGACAGCTAATTGAATTTAATAGTAGAGTGTGAATGGCTAATTATTTAACATCTTTGAAAAGAGAGCAAtgacaaaattaaaaatgatAATTAACTTGTTGAGTATGGTAGAAACAAAAGGCAGATATTAATTGGAATAAATTCATCAAATACTGGGCATATATTCCAGTTCAAATTCATTATCTCAAAGCcctaaaccttcaaatctaAAATCCTAACTCGTATACTTTAAGGGGCCGTGGTATATTGAACAAGCATAAATAGTCTTGTATTAAAAATTtagtacagtcaaacctctctataattgtcattcgttataacaacatttcactataacggtTTGATTTTTTCtggaaccgatttttcatgttatattttacttctataTAACAATATTCTACATATAACAGCAGTGGCATTCATTATAATAGTACACTCTTTATCAAATTACCTATCTATAACAGTCATACTCAAATATTGGAGTGAGATAGAGCCTCAACCTCCTGCTACATAGGGTGAGATAGAAGAGTTAACTGTTAATCTCTTAGACAAATTTCAAGGAAAAGCTATCTTGAATTcccttttgctgaaagtttggacaaaattcttcATCAATTCAAGCGTTATATTATCATTAAGAGACTGAAATTTACAAAACAACCTATAATTATAGaattcttacgtcaaacttgaaatatttaaattcttaATTAATTCTAAGTGCATATATTCCTTagttttaattctttatcggtgtggtacaactagttatggatttattggtagtttattagtcttttcaatttttaataaatgagatatgaaaattaattgagattttaatattAACAAATATATTGTTTTCGTTTGTAAAAAGTACAAAAGAACAATTATTGTGTACTTTTGTTTGTAACAactaaatgagatctaaacatGAAATGACagtatagatatatacataataaCACCTCACTATAGTAGCCATGAAATTTTCGGATAAACGCCgtcattatagagaggtttgattaTATTGCcttattttttgtttggttGCTAATCCTGAGATAAATTATACCTGGATTAGAAATAATAGTACCAGGGATAAGTTAACACTGCCAGATGGTGGAATAACGATATTTAATTGTTATTCCtggataaaataattaaaataacaaaaatacccctgagGTTACTCAAATCCTCTTTTTCTACTAGATAAGGCGGAAGGtatttatttttgtaaacaaacaaGCCAAACaaccaataagaaataatatcaGTATAACAAATCTCCCCATAAGACCATAACTAATCCCCTATATAACTAATCTAACAAAACCCATTCCAGTCTAACTTGtcttcaaaccaaacgaccccttaaatCCGAAACACACCAACCCATAAGTCCAGTTCAAATTCCATTTCCTTAATTCCCTAAACCCCCAAATCTAAAACCATAACTCGTAAACCATGACAGCACTTCGCAGCAAGCTCCGATTTACCACACTTCGTAAACCCTAATATATTAAAATGTTAATGAACTATTTTAGCAACATAAATCTAATCACTTACTCCTACTAAAGAGATTTTTTTACACCTGAAGCTAAAGAATGAATATTACTGTATACCATCACAATTTCAATCCATTAGAAAAATACAATAACGGAAGAGTCAATAAATAACAAAGGTTTTATAGATGGGTACTTTCTAATCTTTTACTTGTCGAGTTTGAGTTCTCTTAAATGAGGTTAATGACACTCCAATGGtttgaaagtttgaaaatttcataaatagctATAGTATATAAGTAATTACAAAATGTAGCTACAATTTgcatatttacgaaacgtagtTACAGTTGATGTATCAAGCGAATATTGATTGGATCAGCAGAAGTCAGAAAGGCTGTATCAGGCGGGTATCAGTTCAGCTATATCATGCAGGTATCACTAATATCAAGCGGATATCAGCACACACTGTATCAGCTGAAATCGTGCAAAAAAGCTAATAGCTAGTTTTGTAAATACAATAGCTACATTtcataaatttttgaaattacaACTACATTTCTAATTACCGTCTAAATATTCGTAAGGTCACataattgtttcttgaattaaagTTACTCCTTTCCGTtctaatttaagtgtcttagttgaactggacacaaagtttaaggaataaaaagaaatttttgaatcttgtggtcttaagtTAAAGATGGATGTAATGTATTAAAATGTTCattgaatcttgtgattttaaattGGCACGtaagatgtttgaattgtcaacactaaatatagaaagatgcaCTCTTTTTTAGACAAACTAAAAAAAGGAAAgcaagacacttaaattgatacggggagtataatataatataagtCCCTAATAAACACGTCATATTCCCGCCTATAGTTAAGAAAGCCACGTGTTATGCTCttattaaatgaaaaaaatcagCCCCACTTATTATCTGGAAAATTTCAATAATacaatccaacatacaatattaCATTCGcatagccatatttttaatttacatccgcatagccaattttttttttacaacagtgtttatacacacgatatacaatattatacacttaCTGTAAATAATGTATCAGTCTTGTATAAAAaagtataataatatataaaacgACAATTTCGGATAATATTAGAAATATGAGCCATTTCGGATAAATAGTTTCTCCAAAAATACATAGAGTGTTATTTTCCCTTTATCATCTTAAACGAGGTTTATCATCTTAAACGAGGTTACTTACATACGGACACTCTAATAGTTGAAAAGAATCAAAGTTAGagccgtttggattggcttataagttgccgAAAGTTTTTGGAGTGTTTACGGGAACAtttaaaagccattttgtgcttaaactaagcccaaaaaaataattgggccgtTTGGCTTAGAAATTTTTATCTAAAGCGAATTTATGTTcgaaaataacttataagccaaaaaaaaaaaaaaaaaattgggctagcccatccaaacaggctcttataCTACTGCTTCTTTCGTCTATTCATTTTCTTAAATCTCTAAACCCCCGAATCTaaaactctaaaaaaaaaattctacaatTTCACTCCACATCATTCACAGAAATTCAAAAACGACTTCAATTCAAATATCATTTTCAACTcgaaaataaattataatgttttcaaattttacaaTTCTATTCGAACGCCCACCTAGTAGGTGGTTGGCcatgaaaaacaaaatattttatactttacttgtaattttgaagttggagttgaagatgaaatTATGTTTGATAATAGttattacaaaaaatatttggttgtttgaatgtaccgaaagtgaaaaaaagtgaaaataagattttatgtatacattttCACGGCCAaatctttgattttgaaataaagtggaaaaaaaaattgaaaaaaaaagtgaaaatttctcAGGGCCAAACGGGTCCCAAATCtcgtactccctccgtctcaatttatgtgatatagtttgactagacacagaGTTTACGAAAGACCAGAAGacttttgatatttgtgtcatttcattaagggtaagaagttttaagttaaattattcctaaatataaaaatgtatcattcttgttagaacaaactaaaaagtaaagtactccctcccttcacttttacttgtccagtattccaaaaatagattttcacttttacttgtcacttttagcatatgaagataagacaatttatttttttctgttttacctatagtattaattactcacttcaaattattttttaaatccaataaaaatatgcaccaattaatatggatacttgataaattatgcacttcatttattattttttaaacagcTTGAAAAGCccaaagtgaataagtaaaagtgaacgaagAAAGTATatcataaattaaaaaggaaaatgtatcacataaattgaaacagaggggaGTACTAATCCTCAGAGTTTTTGTTGTCTTAAATTAAATGAGGTTAGTGACACTCCCATAGTAAAAAGAATCAAAGCTATACTATACTATACTTATACTAACCCCCAAAATCTAAAACCCTAACTCTCAACACAATGGCAACATCACTTCGCACCAAGCTCAAATTCACCACAACCACTCTCCACCACCGCCGTTACTCAGCCGCATCCATCCTAAACCCCGATTCACGCGCCGCCCTCTCCTCCAAAGAAAAGTCACGCGCCGCCTTAACCCTCCTCAAATCCGAATCCGACCCGACCCGAATCCTCCAAATCTGCAAAGCCGCTTCCTTAACCCCAGAATCACACCTCGACCGCATCGCTTACTCCAAAGCAATCAACAAACTCAAATCCCTGAACCAAACCCCCAAAATCCGCTCTTTCCTCCAAGAATCCGCGACCCGACCCGACTTGAAATCGGAGCGGGCCGTGGCCCACTTCATCGTTCTGTACGGACAGGCAGGTATGGTTGATGAGGCTGTAAAGACATTTGAGGAAATGGAGGGCATTCCAAGAACTGAGAAAACGTTGAATTCTTTGCTGTTTGCTTGTGTTTTGGGTAAAGATTATGCTAAAATGAAAAGGGTATTCGTCGAATTCCCGAAAAGATACGATCTTGTACCGAATTTGGACACGTATAATACGGTGATCAAAGGGTTTTGTGAGTCGGGTTCATCGAGTTCGGTTTATTCGATATTGGATGAGATGAGGAGGGAGAATGTTAAGCCGAATGCGGAGACGTTTGGGAATTGTATAACGGGGTTTTATAAAGAGGGGAAGTATGAAGATGTTGGGAAAATGTTGGTAATGATGAATGAATATAATATGGCACCGGGTATTAGTACGTATAATATAAGGATTCAGAGTTTGTGTAAGCTTAAGAAGTCGGGTGAGGCTAAAGCGTTGCTTGATGGGATTTTATCGAGAGGTTTAAAGGCGAATCGTGTGACGTATGGTCATTTGATACTTGGTTTTTGTAGGGAAGGTAATTTGGAAGAGGCCAAGAGTATGTTTCGAAAGATGGTTAATAGCGGATTGAAACCTGATGCGGAATGTTATTTTACGATGGTGTATTATTTGTGTCAAGGTCGGGATTTTGAGGCTGCGTTGAAGATTTATAAAAGATGTTTGGATGATGGATGGGTTCCGAATTTCTCGACCATGAAGTCTCTTGTTGAGGGTTTGGCGAGTATTGAAAAGGTTGATGAAGCACGGGAAGTTATAGCTCAAGTGAAGGAGAAGATTTCAAGGAACGTTGAGAAGTGGAATGAGATCGAAGAGGCATTGCCGAAAGATGTTTCTGGTTGAGCGTGCCATGGTCTTAATAAAGTGGAAGTTCAAAATTCCGAGGGAAATTTGGTTTTGTCTTAGTGTTGTAGAAATGTCTTCAGAACCGTTGTGATTTTGCTCATTCAAATGGGTAAAAGTGATTTTGCAGAATTTTATGCTAAGGATTTCTTGTTATACTCAAGGGGCACTATAAATATCTGCTTAATTATCATTGCACGTACTAATTGCATCTTATTTACCGTCCCCACTTGTATACATGACTGTGCCTTTTAATTAATGCATTCCATACATGACTATGCCTTGTTCTTAGTGCCGTTTGTATGGTAAATGATATAGTGCGCAAGGCCTGGTTGAAAGTATTATATGTCAAGATTGTGCATATAACCCGAGTTGGGCGCAACTGGAACCttcttttgtttggttcatGGCGTTGCTTTGATTTCTGTTTTGATGCTAATGGAGACTGCTGATACTTTGAAAAAGGTTTACTTTTACGTTCATCTTGTTCTTTTCTGAAGTGATAAACTTCATTATAATGAACTAATGATTTAAGGCCAATCTGATTCAAATAGCTGATTTCCTGTTTTAGCAGGAAAGCTTCTAGATGTTTGAACAAAAGATTGGGATTGTTATACTGTTGTATACACCTGAAAAATGTGTCTTAGTGTTGTAGAAATGTCTTCGGAAACTGTTGTGATTTTGCTCGTTCAAATGAATAATTCTCCGTTTGACATGGGTAACACTGATTTTGCAGAATTTATGCTAAGGATTTCTTGTTCTATAGAAGGGGCATTCTAAATATCTATTTAATTATCATTGCATGTACTAATTGCATCTTAGTTAATCTAATTGCTTTCTGGAATTAGAGTTCTGAGTCTTTATTCATATGTGCTTTGCTTCCACCCAAGTAACATGTCAGTTGGCTTGACTTTTTGGCAAACAAATTCTGCTATCTAGTAGCATGTGATATTAACATTGACTGCTGTATGTGTTTTTAGGTAATGAaattagggtgtgtttggtacggaGGAAagtgttttcctagaaaatgctttcttggaaaacaagcgaatttcttacttattttctagtgtttggtcaGTAAGCAAACAAATATTACCCCAagagcatttatatgtaatctagcaaAATACTATGGGGTGGGGGGACGGGGGAGGGTGGGATGGTCAAGGATTTGTGGGCGGGTTGGCGCGTTGGGTGGGGAGGAGACAGTGAACTTGAAATGTTACTTATGGTACTTGTTTTCCCCATTAGATAagtcatttttaaggaactcgttttccaaaatattttgaccaaccaaacatgagaaaattgaaaaatactttCTGGAAAATgtatgttttcctccataccaaacacacccaaagcTTTCATTCGAAACTCTATACTTGGTACCCTAGAAAACTATCAAGAGAAGTTATGGATTGACATAattcaatagtttgactcatattttatatttgtattaaaaacaCTATACCAGACTGTTGTACAGCTGAAGTGGTTGACATTAGCAGATGACATATCTTTGGGAATGTTATGTTCTAAATAGAAAAATACTATGGGGTAGGATGTGGTGGGCGACTGTGGGTTCGGGGACGGCAGAGGGGGGGATGGTCAAGGGTTTTTGGttgggttgggggtgggggggggcgCATTGGGTGGGTGAGGAGGAGACAAAGAACTTGAAATGTtacttatggaacttgttttccctacttccattCGGGAAGTCATTTTTAAGGaattgttttccaaaatattttgaccaaccaaacatgagaaaattgaaaaatactt
This window harbors:
- the LOC132053460 gene encoding small ribosomal subunit protein mS86 (rPPR1)-like → MATSLRTKLKFTTTTLHHRRYSAASILNPDSRAALSSKEKSRAALTLLKSESDPTRILQICKAASLTPESHLDRIAYSKAINKLKSLNQTPKIRSFLQESATRPDLKSERAVAHFIVLYGQAGMVDEAVKTFEEMEGIPRTEKTLNSLLFACVLGKDYAKMKRVFVEFPKRYDLVPNLDTYNTVIKGFCESGSSSSVYSILDEMRRENVKPNAETFGNCITGFYKEGKYEDVGKMLVMMNEYNMAPGISTYNIRIQSLCKLKKSGEAKALLDGILSRGLKANRVTYGHLILGFCREGNLEEAKSMFRKMVNSGLKPDAECYFTMVYYLCQGRDFEAALKIYKRCLDDGWVPNFSTMKSLVEGLASIEKVDEAREVIAQVKEKISRNVEKWNEIEEALPKDVSG